The genomic stretch CTTCACACGCAACTACCAATCCAAGCTAGCCTAGCTAGCTAGCTAGACAAGTTCGAGCCATTATTTCAATTATATGGAATATGATGTTGATGTGTAAAAGGACTTTAATTTATTCTTCCTTAATAAAAATCATCACCAATATGCAACCTAACCTAAATATAATTAAGTCCCCATCACTTGATATATATAGCTTAGCTAGTCTCTTtgaaaaaatagagaagaaaaatcaactTAATTATATAACTTTATGTCGGTTCAATCACTATAAATGTAAAATTATTACGTGTATGGTCCAATATTTACTTTTCACTGTGTGCATTAATTAAACATCACATGTTGATGTGTCGTTTAGtataaattttcttttctttctaaatttACGTTAGTTTGTACATGTGTACCTATACCTAAGTGCAAGTGGTTTGTTAATAtagtgaaaataaaataaaaataaaaaagaaggatCGAGCATAGTAAGTAATTAAGAGTAACAGGACCAACCTGAATTGCTTTGAATGAGGGAGCTTGACCTTCTTCTTTTTGTTTCCATCTGCAATGTCATCGACGTTATAGAGCAACGACGGGTCAGACGGCAACTCCAGCCTCCGATTGTTCCAGGCGGCGACGACGACGGTGGCTATCTGAGTCAAGGGGCTTCCGACAAGCTTCTTGAACCGGTAACGCCTAGTTCCGGACAAGAACACAACCAAGCCAAAAACTATGGCAAAAGCGCATATACCGTAACCCCACTGTCTTCCCACGTTGTCTTGAATGTATACCAAAACACTCACAGCGAGGAGTGAGCCTAtgcttatgaagaagaagaaccagTTGAAGAAGCTGGTCATTAGGCTTCTCTCTTCCTTATCAGTCTCGTCGAACTGGTCAGACCCGAACCCGGAGACACTAGATTTCAGACCACCGGTGCCGAGGGCGGTCAAATACAGCGCTATGTGAAGAACCGTTAGCTGCATGCCAGTTGCGGGGATGCAGGAGCCGGCGCCCGGCGTGCATTTTGGTGGTCGTAGGCTCGGAATTAGGGTCGATATGGTTAGTATTGTCACACCCTACAAGTCATTTTCACATACCACAAATATTAacattattaattatttgaaacaGGTTAATTAATAGTtgttctattaattaattattcacttGAGTACTTGCAATCTCGTAAATCTTTACTATTATTTTGTGGAATCTCCTAGATCTTTACTATTATTTTGGAGAATTGTTAAGGGACAAAGACGATACATATTATTATTGGTGCATTCTAGTAATGATTCtcaattatttgaatttataattattataaaatatcgcTAACGCCAAATAATAACCTTCATTATTTTATGGAAAAAGAGATTACTACTTACGGCTGCTTGAACGGTGGCGAAGATGGCAATGGTGAGGTAGCGGCCAAGGAAGGTATCGGCGACGAAACCGCCGAACAAGCAGAGCATGAAGGAGGTGCCGAGGAAGTTGGTGACGGTGTTGGCGGAGGTAGCATTGCCCAAGTGCATGGTTCCAGTCAAGTAAGTCACCAAGTTCACGGCGATACCTAACGTTGTCAATCTTTCACATGCCTCTACACCTAAACTCACACACAATTAAAAGTTAATATTGAACGTTAGTTACGTACGTTCACTAGCTAGCAACcaataattatcacatatataatattatatatacgaCTTAGTACTATATTTATAAAGTATGTCGGCTCACCTAAAATCATGGCGGCGGAGGTCCATCCGCCGGATCTGAAGCGCTCGGCGGGGCGGCCTTTGTAGTCCCAAGAATCTGGGAGGGTTTTCCCCTGTGTTTGGGGGAGATGGCCAAGATCAGTGGTCATGTCTCCTGGTTATTATTTTATGACAGAGCTTATTATATATGGCAGAGATTTGTATACGCAGAGAGTCGTAGagataagagaatatatatgagAGAGATCTAGAGTTTGAGAAACTATGGCTTAAACAAGTGAAGATGTGGTGGGCTTATATAGTCGGAACTTGGAGGTCCCACTTTGGACTTAAAATCTTTTTATATGGGTGGCTTAAAAGACATCTTTTACCCCCCAACCTTAATTAATTCATTGTATTAAGCTCAAACATGAAAAACTTAATAACTTAATATTTGTGCTAATCAATACTTAAAACCATTCCTATTATTATATGTGTGTGCGTGGAATCAAGGAAAGTAAGTTAACTaaaaaaaagtttgaatttttcgTATCTTACTGATGAGATCTCTGCTACTTGCCACATTATTTTGCACCTTTATATTATTACTACTaatcaaactttttatttttcttcaccaTTCTATGGTTGTTAAGAATTATTAGATATTATACAGTGTgcttttttccttttcttttggcTATCTATTGACTAATTAAACTAGTTGATTTGAGTTCGATCAATAAACCAAGTTGCTATGTAACTATATTGCCAGTACTTTCTTTCACCATTAATGCAAACCTTAAACGTTAATTTTGTATTAGTATATATGATTACATATTAATTAATCAAAAGAATCAAGAGGGTTAAATTATTCCAATGAATAATCTAATCAAccaaagtctttttttttttgtacgtACTTATATTATACTTCAAATTTTAAGTACAATAATTATAACTATTTGAAATTCTAGTCATcatcttaattttttttgtctCTGGGAGTGTACTTTTATTTTTTGCTAGCATCTCCTGAGTGTacttacatataaatatatatttatttataggcACGAATAAATAGGTGATGTAAATATTTATCTTTTGAGTAGTACTAGCATATGTGTATATAGTAAATATGTTTTACTCTAAACCTATTTAATTTATACTCTCGTGATCTCTTATGTCACTTTACAATGTAAACTTTAACAATTAGCCAGTGAATTATAATGTCAAAAATGTGATAATATTGATCAGTAAGCATGAGAgtataaaaaatcaataaaaacacAATGTGAGAAAAATTGTtgctaataataatatttatattttgaacaGTGTGAATGGTTACAAAAATGTACTCTGgcgactatataatttatatatatatataaactatatTTTCTTCCAATACGTCAGCTTATTCCAGTCTGGTCGTTTGACTAAATCATCTGTGGATCGGTGTTATTATTACATATGCACAAGAAAATGGTATCGTATCGTGCTGGATATACTTGTGCACTTTCTTCAACAAAAAATACTTATTTTCCTACCCTAAAATGAAAACCATACAGTTTCAGTTTCAGATTCTTGCGCTGATTATATACCAATAATACAactttattaatataataatatcattttCGTTGTATAATTACCAATACTATAATAACATTAttagttgtatatatatatatgtagttgTTTGAGAGAGATTTTCATGCATATACCCATCCAGAGAGCCGATATTTTTGCAATTTGAGAGAATAATTGATCAGGGTCGACATTAAATTTAAATCGCTAATCCAAAGTCATTTTCTGCgtattctaatatatatattagtGACCTATCATATTGGATTCGTAAAGATATGTATTATTCGTTTCATTGTAACTTGGGGAGCAAAAAAATGATTGAttgatgatttattaattaataataaaaaaaaattccattttcaTTAATTATACTAGTAGATCAAGACAAAAGTAATTAATTTGTAGTTTTGCTGCCTAATTAAGATAGAGTACGATATTCATGTATATGTCcagtccatatatatatatatcatcacaTGCCCTatagctttatatatatatatatactagatacaaacaacgtgcaatatgcacacgtttgcttagttttatttatagaatttattaattatttttatcaaatttatattaatatcgtataaatttgaaataaatatgttattttaattaaatagtttatttatttttgtttaagtttatgtttcttctagtttgttctagtttttgtttAAGTATATGGAAGTGACaacaataaattatatattatatatttaatgtaattattaaatattatacgtaaattttaaatttaagtttcttgctagttttaaaaaaaaaaacaatttgttgctaattcatagtatattatattatatgtttaatataatattattataataagtgaatttaagtttaattaaatattattgaaattataaaacatatgattttattatttttaaataattatcataataaaatatctcaaaaatatcatattttaatttgtttaattatttattatttttaaatatttatcatggtaaaatatcttaaaaatatcttactttaatttttttaattatttatttattttatttaagtttaagtgtttacaaactacaattaaatataataatattctgttaaatataagaatatttcgttaaaattaacctttaaaaaataaaaaccgttaaaaccaagaatttccgttatctacacacttattatatatagaGATATCTTGTGGTACCAATCCACAATATTATCTACAAAATCAAATTACTCGAAATAATTCTTGTACCTAtgaatacatacatatataaatattcttTCTTAATTTTGGTCGCAAAGTTTACGAATGagttggtatatatatatatatatgtcaaacgATATGTCGCATATAAATCGCTCATCACTAGTGCAAGCACAATGCGACGATTGTCGTTTGAAATAACTGTTACCATAGAATTATTTAGTAATTAAAGTATTTAATTAATACGTATATATATAAGCAGAACCCCATTCACTCTACATCGTTTATAATTTCCAAGAATATATATTTGATTAATCAATTATTGGAGTGGCGATGAGGTACTCGATCTCATCAATCAGTGAGACAATTTTGGTcaactatatataaataaacatatatatatactatttatATGTGTAAAAGCAGAATATTACAATATAAAAAcaaatctctctctttctctctgtgttacatatatatatttatatttttcatatatgtatattatatactaacaaaaagaaaagaaaaaaaggagaTAGCGTCTTTGAAAAGAATGACACGCCCCTTGCATCGATGGTTCCCATTGACAAACACATAATAACTAGACGATTTCCCTTTCCCTTCCTTTTGGAAAAGAAACTGAAAAcgtgatataaatatttatatatatatatatttatacaatatATGTTTCCTTTTTGTGCTCACAAAAGTTAGCTAGCTAGCTATACAAAGTGGGATGATATGACTTTATAAGTTTAGGTCCAAGTAGTagtcaattttaatttttgattTTTCGTGTCAATAGAGTAATTATAAGAACTTCTGACTAATTCagaaaataattaatataagaataaaaaaagtTCAATGCTTTGGAGTTTGGACGGCCTAAAAATTATAAAAGTATAATAGAAAGAAATCAAGTTAAACATGGAAACTAGTGAAACTACTAAAGGGTGGTCagtattaatccaataaatattGGCCGGTGCACTAATGTAGTGACACTTAAttacttattttttgtaattttacaaaattaattcTCTATCGCTCGTCTTTGGGAATAAATTTCATCCACTACTTTTTTAATAAGGTTCACGAAAAGAAAATGATTATTGATATAAACATATGTAATTATATtcaatactttatatatatataaattaatatataatatactaTAAGCAATgttgtatttaatatatattaaatttattgCATCAGCCATAACAAAAAAagaatgtttttaaaataaaagattataaattaaattagaatatatatatgagaaaaaGACATTTTTTGTTTAGATCTATATAGGTCCCTCCTTCCTTATTAATAAATGAATCTTCATTTTCCTTATACTGTGAATACAATCTATGGTGCTTGTTATAATGCAACAAAATGAGAGTAGTATTATATTGACTATAGGGATGACGATGATGAGGTATCTAAAagtatatttaatataaattttgtttagttttttttttttaaaaaaaatatagtgtaAAGAAAAGTCAAGagcagtatatatatatatagcaactCTTTAACCCTTTTTTGTTGAGTTATGACTGGTTCTATTTACAGTAATAATATAATACAAGTTCTCTTATAGAAAGCTACTGATATCTGCCTCTGCCTTgtaatatagtataatataagttcaataatcatctattaaaaaaattatggtatCAGATAGCTAGGGATCTGAAAAGATACAAGAGTATTCTTTCATGTACACCAAGAGCCATTCTCCACCAGACAAGCTATGCCAAGTGGCCAAATTATACATACATAAAAAAACCAGCACACATACAATACAATTAAATTAtgaaagtttgtattttttagtATATTCTCACTACACTGCATCTAATAGTATATACTAATTGGTTCATTTTTCTTCTGATTCAAATGTTTAACTATAAAGTAATGTTCATAATAGATGAGAGATACACATATTTATATTAATTGTATATACAGGGGACACTTTTGAGGATAATATGAAGGGGTCAGGTATCTCAATTAAGTTACTCATCTCAATTTTGTTCACATATACAAATGTGGAACCTtcactaataaattaattaactataCATTTAATTAGGACCTAATTATAAAAACTAATATAATTAAGCATACGCATTGGACGGCTCATGGTGTCTTGTATTTGTCATGTAACGATTACTCACATAATTACTTTATAAATATATACAAGTAAACCCTATGAAACAAATCGTGTGGTGATGGCCATAAataattatgattattttttGATAGTTAGTCAATATACTATACATACATATGTATGATGTGGCAAGTACTCCACGTACCAAAGTGCTTATCATGATGAATATTCTTGAGGCTCATCGGATTGGTGCCACGTTGACATGGTCTTTTCACGATGGAGATGGTCAACGCTCCATAGTGATTACAAATTAAAAGTCTATGTTTTGTGCCTAATATTAACATCAcctttttttgtttaatttattttttatttttggttggtTTGTAATAAA from Humulus lupulus chromosome 5, drHumLupu1.1, whole genome shotgun sequence encodes the following:
- the LOC133778219 gene encoding protein NRT1/ PTR FAMILY 6.3 gives rise to the protein MTTDLGHLPQTQGKTLPDSWDYKGRPAERFRSGGWTSAAMILGVEACERLTTLGIAVNLVTYLTGTMHLGNATSANTVTNFLGTSFMLCLFGGFVADTFLGRYLTIAIFATVQAAGVTILTISTLIPSLRPPKCTPGAGSCIPATGMQLTVLHIALYLTALGTGGLKSSVSGFGSDQFDETDKEERSLMTSFFNWFFFFISIGSLLAVSVLVYIQDNVGRQWGYGICAFAIVFGLVVFLSGTRRYRFKKLVGSPLTQIATVVVAAWNNRRLELPSDPSLLYNVDDIADGNKKKKVKLPHSKQFSCLDKAAINRPEVAPNMLNKWNLVTLTDVEEVKLLIRMLPIWATTIMFWSVHAQMATFSVSQAETMDRHMGKSFQIPPAAMTVFFVGGTLLTVPVYDRLIVPIARKVLKNPQGLTPLQRIGVGLVLSVVGMVTAALNEIKRLDVARQHGLTDNPKAEIPLSVFWLVPQFFIVGAGEAFTYIGQLDFFLRECPKGMKTMSTGLFLSTLSLGFFFSSVLVSIVHMVTGEKNPWLADNLNQGKLYDFYWLIAILSALNVVIYLVCAKWYVYKDKRLADEGIELDEVGVVFH